The following coding sequences are from one Hymenobacter sp. DG25A window:
- a CDS encoding OmpA family protein, which translates to MSYRLPHSVLASMLGASLLIGTSSCVSTKKYKALQQQNSDLQASKAALEQEKTRTEEELRNNLSNKNQQVNQLNENLSGAQQANSALSADLRTKEARIAEMQRILEQKDQAVKALRQKVADALLGFNANDLQVNLKNGKVYVSLSEQLLFKSGSTKVDPKGQEALKKLAAALKGNQDVNVLVEGHTDNVPIARGTAGMKDNWDLSVLRATEITRILTQSGLSSTQVTPSGRSQYVPVAANDNPTNKALNRRTEIILTPKLDELFQILEQN; encoded by the coding sequence ATGTCCTACCGCCTCCCCCATTCTGTGCTTGCCTCTATGCTGGGTGCCAGCCTGTTAATTGGCACCTCTTCCTGCGTATCGACGAAAAAGTACAAAGCCCTGCAACAGCAGAACTCTGACCTGCAGGCTTCTAAAGCAGCCCTGGAACAGGAAAAAACCCGCACCGAAGAAGAGCTGCGCAACAATTTGAGCAACAAGAATCAGCAGGTAAATCAGTTGAATGAAAACCTGAGCGGCGCCCAGCAGGCCAACTCGGCCCTTTCAGCCGACCTGCGCACCAAGGAAGCGCGCATTGCCGAAATGCAGCGCATTCTGGAGCAGAAAGACCAAGCCGTGAAAGCCCTGCGTCAGAAAGTAGCCGATGCGCTGTTAGGCTTTAATGCCAACGACCTGCAGGTAAATCTCAAAAATGGCAAAGTATACGTTTCTCTTTCTGAGCAGCTGCTGTTCAAATCGGGCTCTACCAAAGTAGACCCCAAAGGCCAGGAAGCCCTCAAGAAGCTGGCGGCAGCCCTGAAAGGCAATCAGGATGTGAATGTGCTGGTGGAAGGCCACACCGATAATGTGCCCATTGCCCGCGGCACGGCCGGCATGAAGGACAACTGGGACCTGAGCGTGCTGCGTGCCACGGAAATCACGCGCATCCTGACGCAATCCGGCCTGAGCTCTACGCAGGTGACGCCCTCGGGCCGCTCGCAGTACGTGCCGGTAGCCGCCAACGACAACCCGACCAACAAAGCGCTGAACCGGCGCACGGAAATCATTCTGACCCCCAAGCTGGACGAGTTGTTCCAG